AGGCCGCGTCGCCTTGACGATGCTGAAGCCAGAATAAACTAAATCAAAAGACTGCGGTATAAACTGCAGTCTTTTTGCGTTACTCTTGTTTCTTTCTATAAAAAAACCAACATTGATTTAAAAGTTTGATTTGATAACGATTTTTTTCATAGAAGGCTCGTTTCATTTGATTCTGGAACCAGACAGGCATAAACATTACCTCCTTAAGAGTAAGTACGCTAAAAGGTAACATTAATATATGCTATAATGGGTTGTCAGGTTTCTAAAAAGGCAGGAGTTTTCAAATGACAGATCAAGAATTACAAAACCTCGTTAGTAAAATCTCCAATGACTTATTCCAAAAACGATTCAAGCATAAAGCTTTCTTCAATCCAAGGCTCCGTACAACCGGAGGCAGATATATGCTGAATAGCCATAATATCGAAATCAACAAAAAGTATTTCGAGCAGCTTGGCAAAGAGGAGCTGATTGGAATTATCAAGCATGAGCTTTGTCATTATCATCTTCATCTTGAGGGAAAAGGCTACAAGCACAGAGACAAGGATTTTAGGAAATTATTGAAACAAGTAGGTGCACCGAGATTTTGTTCTACTCTGCCTGAGGAAAAGAAACGAAGGTCCAGAAGCCAGAAATTCATCATTTATCAATGCAGTAACTGTGAGTTGAACTATCGCCGGAAAAGATCCATCAATACTGCAAAATATGTTTGTGGAAAATGCCGCGGCAAGCTTGTGAAAGTGAAAGAAATTATTATAGATTAAGGTTTTTGAGTGTTTTTTCAGGTGAACAAAAAAATATCAAAAACATGGTTGACTTTTGCTGGGCTGCTCCCTATAATAGTAAGAGTCGATAAGACAACAGCACGAAATAAAGCTAGAAGAAATGCTGCTATTCCGCAGTAGCTCAGTGGTAGAGCACTCGGCTGTTAACCGAGCGGTCGTAGGTTCGAATCCTACCTGCGGAGCCATTATGTTTTAAAGGTATGGGGAAGTACTCAAGAGGCTGAAGAGGCGCCCCTGCTAAGGGTGTAGGTCGGGTAACCGGCGCGAGGGTTCAAATCCCTCCTTCTCCGCCAGGACATTTCATATATGGCCCCTTGGTCAAGCGGTTAAGACACCGCCCTTTCACGGCGGTAACACGGGTTCGAATCCCGTAGGGGTCACCATTTTGAAACACAACTTAATCACAATTGGTCCCGTGGTGTAGCGGTTAACATGCCTGCCTGTCACGCAGGAGATCGCCGGTTCGATCCCGGTCGG
This is a stretch of genomic DNA from Mesobacillus jeotgali. It encodes these proteins:
- a CDS encoding SprT family protein yields the protein MTDQELQNLVSKISNDLFQKRFKHKAFFNPRLRTTGGRYMLNSHNIEINKKYFEQLGKEELIGIIKHELCHYHLHLEGKGYKHRDKDFRKLLKQVGAPRFCSTLPEEKKRRSRSQKFIIYQCSNCELNYRRKRSINTAKYVCGKCRGKLVKVKEIIID
- the cmpA gene encoding cortex morphogenetic protein CmpA, with the translated sequence MPVWFQNQMKRAFYEKNRYQIKLLNQCWFFYRKKQE